The following are encoded in a window of Gossypium raimondii isolate GPD5lz chromosome 13, ASM2569854v1, whole genome shotgun sequence genomic DNA:
- the LOC105774494 gene encoding receptor-like kinase LIP2 codes for MNCFPCFSTQKGKKENGKRDHDSSADELIRARILASMEENQAEHAKIAAQRFSFRDLAAATKNFRQECLLGEGGFGRVYKGTLQANGQVVAVKQLDRNVMKGCKEFLVEVARLSLLQHANLVNLIGYCADGDQRLLVYDFMPGGSLEDNLLAPKDEEKPQLDWLTRMKIAYGAAQALEYLHDKANPPVIYRDLKSSNVLLDEEFNPKLSDIGLDKLDHSSEKMPMQSRGMGTYGYSAPEYSRSGRLTTVADVYSFGVVLLELITGRRAIDTTKPVEEQNLVAWAQPLFREPKKFPDMADPKLKKRFPERGLNQAVAIAAMCLQDEAAARPLMSDVVTALSYLSVASEENKIPPALPPSISSKLHCISAKLSRECGGGNQEMVDEQGDHSQSDAELDVNDRSEKESVSSPSSSSSNAKPQPHEKKRL; via the exons ATGAATTGTTTCCCTTGTTTCTCAACACAAAAAGGCAAAAAAGAAAACGGTAAAAGGGATCATGACTCTTCCGCTGACGAACTTATTCGAGCCAGAATACTTG CTAGTATGGAGGAGAACCAAGCAGAGCATGCGAAAATTGCAGCTCAAAGATTCAGTTTCCGAGATCTAGCCGCTGCAACCAAGAATTTCCGTCAAGAATGCTTGCTGGGTGAAGGTGGTTTCGGAAGAGTTTACAAGGGAACTCTTCAGGCTAATGGCCAG GTGGTTGCTGTGAAACAACTCGACAGGAATGTAATGAAAGGATGCAAGGAGTTTCTTGTAGAGGTGGCGCGACTGAGCCTCTTACAGCATGCAAATCTAGTTAATCTCATTGGATACTGTGCTGATGGAGATCAGAGGCTGTTGGTTTATGATTTCATGCCTGGGGGTTCCCTTGAAGATAATCTACTTG CTCCCAAGGATGAAGAGAAGCCACAATTAGATTGGTTAACCCGAATGAAAATAGCATATGGGGCAGCTCAAGCTCTAGAGTACTTGCACGATAAGGCCAATCCTCCTGTAATATACCGTGATCTCAAGTCCTCAAATGTTTTGTTGGATGAAGAATTCAACCCCAAACTGTCTGACATTGGACTGGACAAGCTTGACCACTCATCAGAAAAGATGCCAATGCAATCGAGGGGGATGGGGACATATGGCTACAGTGCTCCAGAGTATTCAAGATCAGGTAGACTCACAACTGTTGCGGATGTATACAGTTTTGGGGTGGTTCTATTGGAGCTTATCACCGGAAGAAGAGCCATTGACACTACCAAACCTGTGGAGGAGCAAAATTTAGTTGCTTGG GCTCAACCATTGTTCAGGGAACCAAAAAAGTTCCCAGACATGGCAGATCCTAAGCTTAAGAAGCGATTCCCAGAAAGGGGTTTGAATCAAGCAGTTGCAATAGCAGCCATGTGCCTGCAAGATGAAGCTGCTGCCCGTCCTTTGATGAGCGACGTGGTGACGGCATTGAGTTATCTTTCAGTTGCCTcggaagagaataaaattccTCCTGCTCTCCCTCCTTCTATCTCATCTAAATTGCATTGCATCTCAGCTAAGCTGAGTAGGGAGTGTGGTGGTGGTAATCAGGAGATGGTGGACGAGCAAGGTGATCATTCCCAATCGGATGCCGAATTGGACGTTAATGATCGAAGTGAGAAAGAAAGTGTTTCTTCCCCCAGCAGTAGCAGCAGCAACGCCAAACCTCAACCTCATGAAAAAAAGCGCCTTTGA